One part of the Alphaproteobacteria bacterium genome encodes these proteins:
- a CDS encoding response regulator has product MAVDKNLNILIVDDYKTMLRIIRNLLKQLGFDNVDEATDGSMALQKCRERSYGLIISDWNMEPMTGLQFLKEVRADEKLKATPFIMVTAESKTENVIAAKQAGVNNYIVKPFNAETLKKKMSAVIGEF; this is encoded by the coding sequence ATGGCGGTAGACAAGAATCTTAACATCCTCATCGTCGATGACTACAAGACGATGCTGAGGATCATACGAAATCTTCTGAAGCAGCTTGGCTTCGACAATGTTGACGAAGCGACCGACGGAAGCATGGCCCTGCAGAAATGCAGGGAACGATCATATGGGTTGATCATTTCGGATTGGAACATGGAGCCCATGACCGGCCTTCAGTTCCTCAAGGAGGTGCGGGCCGACGAAAAGTTGAAGGCCACGCCCTTCATCATGGTGACGGCCGAGAGCAAGACGGAAAACGTCATCGCTGCCAAGCAGGCCGGCGTCAACAACTACATCGTCAAGCCCTTCAACGCGGAAACCCTGAAGAAGAAGATGTCGGCGGTAATTGGCGAGTTCTGA